In one window of Carassius auratus strain Wakin chromosome 28, ASM336829v1, whole genome shotgun sequence DNA:
- the itga2b gene encoding integrin alpha-IIb — MEPRLKVSLRFFIVFLSILIYSTHISCFNLNLNNYTVFSGPEDSYFGFSVDFYQPSSKSISVVAGAPRANTSQPGVSRGGSVFMCPWTSSGESCQTLNFDQKGDENITFVEMLLMAHKSNQWLGASVRTYKNYILACAPLFHWNVLKKKDEAMNTPVGNCQLLDMETGNVVNYAPCRELYVERDYANYFRDRRYCEAGFTTDITENGRLIVGAPGGYYFQGQIITASLASIMSSGSAFSRSHSLSNETKTLQRHDSFDLYLGYSVAAGHFNKDTITDYVVGVPNDLHTAGSVKIISGATEPLQIMKAISGTQIASYFGHSVAVTDINRDGLDDILIGAPLFMEQLSTQKFREVGQVSVYLQRKGFSFSFKPNQVLTGIYAFGRFGSAIAPLGDLDHDGFNDVAVGAPGSGEGGQVFIYLGQSDGLTNQYVQLIESPFKTLKDPPMFGFSMRGGTDIDNNGYPDLIIGAWGASKAAVYRAQAVVRTQARVSFFPDLLNPEDKFCQLHQSSTFITCFIIMACISVSGHRIPEEIVLNTELQLDRMKQSMARRTLLLDSNQPYTYFELSVGRSSADVCRNFTAYLLPEFKDKLSPIFISVNYSLADSQDAVLHGQTVAIGQTRIILNCGPDNICIPDLRLKAVASTQPILIGDENPALLIIEAENQGEGAYETELYISPPAHTHYQGVVSNQEDFTHLACGQKKENGSVMVVCDLGNPMEAGHQLKAGLFFSMGGLEQVENHITFQMQIRSKNSQNPDSNLVQLQVEVNAVASLEMRGVSSPVDCVLPIAKWEQKDFPKDLDEVGPLVEHVYELRNMGPSPVNVKLTLEFPVSQNESNLLYVFANASEELISCQTDYSNIDPRGLVKLEPSSTHVHHFNKRDLSQKAEHEQQWQNTVHVNCSSGDQCLQFECEAAGLQRDERAIVRVMSRLWVQTFLKRPYVNFVLHSTAHYEVADVPSKIQPDVLPRGKAETHTNIVWRRPDGQEEVPVWWIVVSVIAGLLLLAALSTIFWKVGFFKRNRPPCDDDGEDVQQLSAEPNETS; from the exons ATGGAGCCGAGGCTGAAAGTCAGTCTGCggtttttcattgtgtttttgtcCATACTCATTTATTCGACTCACATCAGTTGCTTTAACCTGAATCTGAACAACTACACAGTCTTCTCTGGGCCTGAGGACAGCTACTTTGGTTTCTCAGTAGACTTTTATCAGCCAAGCAGCAAAAG TATAAGTGTGGTGGCTGGAGCCCCCAGAGCAAACACCAGTCAGCCTGGGGTCTCCCGAGGTGGCTCTGTCTTCATGTGTCCTTGGACATCAAGCGGAGAATCGTGTCAAACTTTAAACTTTGACCAAAAAG gtgatgaaaacatcacatttGTTGAAATGCTCCTAATGGCTCACAAGTCCAACCAGTGGTTAGGTGCTTCGGTTCGAACCTACAAAAACTACATCTTG GCCTGTGCTCCCTTGTTCCACTGGAACGTGCTTAAGAAAAAGGATGAAGCCATGAATACACCTGTTGGGAACTGCCAGCTTTTGGACATGGAAACAGGAAACGTTGTAAACTACGCCCCCTGCAGGGAATTATATGTAGAGAGGGATTATGCCAACTACT TTCGTGACAGACGTTACTGTGAGGCTGGATTTACCACAGATATCACAGAG AATGGCAGATTGATAGTTGGTGCACCAGGAGGCTATTATTTTCAAG GTCAGATCATCACTGCATCTCTTGCTAGCATCATGAGCAGTGGCAGTGCATTCTCTCGCAGTCACTCACTGAGCAATGAGACCAAAACTCTACAAAGACATGACAGCTTCGACCTGTATCTGG GATACTCTGTTGCTGCTGGGCATTTTAATAAAGACACCATCACAG ATTATGTTGTTGGCGTCCCAAACGATTTGCACACCGCAGGCTCT GTTAAAATAATAAGTGGAGCAACCGAGCCCCTGCAAATCATGAAGGCGATTAGTGGCACTCAG ATAGCATCTTATTTTGGACATTCTGTGGCAGTAACAGACATCAACAGAGATGG GCTTGACGACATCCTGATTGGAGCACCTCTTTTTATGGAGCAGTTATCCACTCAGAAATTTCGAGAAGTGGGACAAGTCAGTGTTTACCTGCAAAGAAAGGGCTTTTCCTTCTCCTTCAAACCCAACCAGGTCCTGACAGGGATATATGCCTTTGGGCGTTTTGGCAGTGCTATAGCCCCTTTGGGAGACCTTGACCATGATGGCTTTAATG ATGTGGCTGTTGGGGCACCTGGCTCTGGTGAAGGTGGTCAAGTGTTTATTTACCTGGGTCAGAGCGATGGCTTGACCAACCAGTATGTTCAGCTCATCGAGAGCCCATTTAAGACCCTCAAAGATCCTCCGATGTTTGGCTTCAGCATGAGAGGAGGGACAGATATTGATAATAATGGATATCCAG ATCTCATTATTGGCGCTTGGGGTGCAAGCAAAGCGGCAGTCTACAG GGCACAAGCTGTAGTGAGGACACAGGCTCGAGTCTCATTCTTCCCTGATCTTTTGAACCCCGAAGACAAATTCTGTCAACTCCACCAGAGCAGCACCTTCATTACTTG CTTTATAATTATGGCATGCATCAGTGTTTCTGGCCACAGGATTCCTGAGGAGATTG TGCTGAACACAGAGCTTCAGCTGGACAGGATGAAGCAGAGCATGGCCAGACGAACCCTCCTACTGGACTCCAACCAGCCGTACACTTACTTCGAGCTCTCAGTGGGGAGAAGCTCAGCAGATGTCTGCAGGAACTTCACGGCCTACCTACTG CCTGAGTTTAAGGACAAGCTGAGTCCAATCTTCATCTCAGTAAACTACAGCCTGGCTGACTCCCAAGATGCAGTGCTGCATGGACAAACTGTGGCCATTGGACAG ACACGGATAATACTAAACTGTGGTCCAGACAACATCTGTATACCAGACCTGAGGTTGAAGGCAGTAGC GTCAACACAGCCAATCCTGATCGGAGATGAGAATCCAGCGCTGCTGATTATCGAGGCTGAGAATCAAGGGGAGGGAGCGTATGAGACTGAGCTATATATCAGCCCGCCGGCACACACGCATTATCAGGGTGTTGTGAGCAACCAGGAG GACTTCACTCACTTGGCGTGCGGTCAGAAAAAGGAGAACGGCTCAGTCATGGTGGTTTGTGATCTGGGAAACCCCATGGAGGCTGGACACCAG CTGAAAGCCGGTCTCTTCTTCAGCATGGGTGGCCTGGAACAGGTGGAGAACCACATCACATTCCAAATGCAAATACGAAG TAAGAACAGCCAGAACCCCGACAGTAACCTGGTCCAACTGCAGGTTGAAGTTAATGCCGTAGCTTCCCTGGAGATGCGTGG AGTCTCTTCTCCAGTTGACTGTGTCTTGCCTATTGCTAAATGGGAGCAGAAGGATTTCCCAAAAGACTTGGATGAAGTAGGCCCACTCGTAGAGCATGTATATGAG CTAAGAAACATGGGTCCCAGTCCAGTCAACGTAAAGCTTACACTGGAGTTTCCTGTTTCACAAAATGAGTCCAATCTGCTGTATGTGTTTGCTAATGCCTCTGAAGAGCTCATCTCCTGTCAGACTGACTACTCCAACATCGACCCACGTGGG TTAGTAAAGTTGGAGCCTTCCAGCACCCATGTTCATCATTTCAACAAACGCGACCTGTCACAGAAAGCAGAACATGAACAGCAATGGCAAAATACTGTCCATGTG AACTGCTCTAGTGGTGACCAGTGTCTCCAGTTTGAGTGTGAAGCTGCGGGACTGCAGAGAGATGAGAGGGCCATAGTGAGAGTGATGAGCAGACTGTGGGTACAAACCTTCTTAAAG AGACCATACGTAAATTTCGTTCTTCACTCCACGGCTCACTATGAGGTGGCAGATGTGCCCTCAAAAATCCAGCCAGATGTGCTGCCCAGAGGAAAAGCAGAG ACACATACAAATATAGTATGGAGACGCCCAGATGGACAAGAAGAGGTACCTGTGTGGTGGATAGTAGTGTCAGTCATCGCTGGACTGCTTCTACTGGCTGCACTGAGCACCATCTTCTGGAAG GTGGGTTTCTTCAAGCGTAACCGTCCTCCATGTGACGATGATGGCGAGGACGTGCAGCAACTGAGTGCAGAACCTAACGAGACATCTTGA